One region of Kangiella marina genomic DNA includes:
- a CDS encoding Wzz/FepE/Etk N-terminal domain-containing protein, giving the protein MSTQNTQENETTYREDEIDLRELFSILWKGKWIIVGVIFLFTIASVAYALYLPNEYKATAIVQPNESGSGGKLSQLAGQFGGLASLAGINIGGGESSDAIIAMEIMKSWGFAEKFIERHSLAVPLFAAKGWSQSSNELVIDGELYNTQTKNWVREPPKGKTIEPTSWELYKEFKESVSVSQDKETGLISISVTYYSPNIAKRWTDLLVQEINQYMKDRALKEANESIQYLEQQINQTSVAEIRTVFGELIQEQHKTKMLAQVSDEYIFKTISRAKVPEEKNKPNRLIICILGFLLGLILSVIYIF; this is encoded by the coding sequence ATGAGTACTCAAAATACACAAGAAAATGAGACAACCTATAGAGAAGATGAAATTGACTTGCGTGAATTGTTCTCTATTTTATGGAAGGGCAAGTGGATCATTGTTGGGGTAATTTTTTTATTTACTATCGCTTCAGTTGCTTACGCTTTGTATTTGCCGAACGAATATAAAGCTACAGCAATCGTTCAGCCAAATGAGAGTGGAAGTGGCGGAAAATTAAGCCAACTAGCTGGTCAGTTTGGTGGTCTAGCATCGCTTGCTGGTATCAACATAGGTGGTGGTGAGTCTTCAGATGCCATCATTGCTATGGAGATAATGAAAAGCTGGGGGTTCGCAGAAAAGTTCATAGAAAGACACAGCTTGGCTGTACCATTATTCGCAGCGAAAGGGTGGAGCCAAAGCTCAAATGAATTAGTTATTGATGGAGAGCTTTACAACACACAAACCAAAAATTGGGTTCGCGAGCCACCTAAAGGCAAAACTATAGAGCCAACAAGCTGGGAGCTTTACAAGGAGTTTAAAGAAAGCGTTTCTGTTAGCCAAGATAAAGAAACTGGTTTGATAAGTATTTCCGTTACCTATTATTCCCCGAATATCGCAAAGCGATGGACAGATTTATTGGTGCAAGAAATCAACCAATACATGAAAGATCGGGCTTTAAAAGAAGCAAATGAAAGTATTCAGTACCTCGAGCAACAAATAAACCAAACATCTGTTGCAGAGATTAGAACGGTATTTGGCGAACTCATTCAAGAGCAACATAAAACTAAGATGCTGGCGCAGGTGTCAGATGAGTATATATTTAAAACGATAAGCCGGGCGAAAGTTCCCGAAGAGAAAAACAAACCAAATAGGTTGATTATTTGCATTTTAGGATTTTTGTTAGGCTTAATACTTAGCGTTATATATATATTTTGA
- a CDS encoding phytanoyl-CoA dioxygenase family protein, with product MKITRGNFERSDLAREELIQLKKSNLKDIAKQVKQDGYSVDLKLSPAVVNEIFYFCNTQPCYALRNPRWGFYLKDLKLAEEAIGKNILLAQYFNAQDELPILDKVIRSPVIHAITQQYLGNRYKFVGCNLWWTFPTRASEEDRKKHAHYFHRDVDDFKFIKFFFYITDVDESSGPHVFVKGSHNRCKENKWKNLFRNRRYEDSEIVELYGEQSIIEMLGNSGDVIIEDTYGFHKGSTPISSPRLIFQIQFALFDYGVQNDTIDKLELIIKD from the coding sequence GTGAAGATTACAAGAGGTAACTTTGAAAGGTCTGATCTGGCACGAGAAGAATTAATACAATTAAAAAAATCAAATTTAAAAGATATAGCCAAACAAGTGAAACAAGATGGATATAGTGTAGATCTAAAATTATCACCAGCTGTAGTTAACGAAATTTTTTACTTCTGTAATACTCAACCTTGCTATGCATTAAGGAATCCTCGTTGGGGGTTTTATTTGAAAGATTTAAAATTGGCTGAGGAAGCAATTGGAAAAAATATATTACTAGCACAATACTTTAATGCACAAGATGAGCTTCCAATACTAGACAAAGTAATTAGGTCACCAGTAATTCATGCGATAACACAACAATATTTAGGAAATCGTTATAAATTTGTAGGATGTAATTTATGGTGGACATTTCCTACGAGAGCATCTGAAGAAGATCGTAAGAAACATGCTCATTATTTTCATAGAGATGTTGATGATTTTAAATTCATAAAATTTTTTTTCTACATAACGGATGTTGATGAAAGTAGTGGGCCGCACGTGTTTGTAAAAGGATCACATAATAGATGCAAAGAAAATAAGTGGAAAAATCTTTTTAGGAATAGGCGATATGAAGATTCAGAGATTGTAGAGCTTTATGGGGAACAAAGTATTATTGAAATGCTTGGAAATTCAGGTGATGTGATAATTGAAGATACTTATGGATTCCATAAAGGCTCGACTCCAATATCTAGCCCGCGTTTAATTTTTCAAATACAGTTTGCTCTATTTGATTATGGTGTACAAAACGACACTATAGATAAATTAGAACTCATTATAAAAGATTAA
- the pseF gene encoding pseudaminic acid cytidylyltransferase: MNLCIIPARGGSKRIPRKNIKEFHGKPMIAYSIEAAKESGCFDRVIVSTDDAEIAEVAKLWGAETPFFRPDNISDDYATTMDVIQHAIEWCENQGWKIDNVCCIYATAPFVQATDIKCGLTLLAESDIKYAFSATSYAFPIQRAFYLDENEHVNMFQPEHINTRSQDLIEAYHDAGQFYWGKVSAFKAGLAFFAPHSKPVLLPRKRVQDIDTLEDWEIAEVMYTALSK; the protein is encoded by the coding sequence ATGAACCTTTGTATTATTCCGGCCAGAGGGGGAAGCAAGCGTATCCCTCGAAAAAACATCAAAGAGTTTCATGGTAAGCCAATGATAGCTTATTCAATTGAAGCAGCGAAGGAATCTGGCTGCTTTGACCGGGTTATTGTCTCAACTGATGATGCCGAAATAGCCGAGGTTGCAAAGTTATGGGGGGCTGAAACACCCTTTTTCAGGCCAGATAACATCTCTGACGACTACGCAACAACCATGGATGTTATTCAACATGCAATCGAGTGGTGCGAGAACCAAGGCTGGAAGATTGATAACGTTTGCTGCATTTATGCAACGGCACCATTTGTTCAGGCCACGGATATCAAATGTGGTTTAACCCTGTTGGCAGAGTCAGACATAAAATATGCGTTTTCTGCGACCTCTTATGCGTTTCCAATTCAAAGAGCCTTCTATCTTGATGAGAATGAACATGTAAATATGTTCCAGCCAGAGCACATAAACACGCGTTCACAAGATCTGATTGAGGCGTATCATGATGCGGGTCAGTTTTATTGGGGGAAAGTTTCTGCGTTTAAAGCCGGACTTGCGTTTTTCGCTCCCCACAGTAAACCAGTTTTGCTGCCCAGAAAGCGAGTTCAAGATATCGACACGCTTGAAGACTGGGAAATTGCCGAAGTGATGTATACGGCACTAAGCAAATGA
- the pseI gene encoding pseudaminic acid synthase has translation MKTNYIEIDGRKIGHGNPPYIIAELSANHNGDINRAFDILKMAKECGADAIKIQTYTQDTLTIDCDKDDFKIKGGLWDNRTLYDLYTEAHMPWEWHEPLFKKANELGITIFSSPFDFTAVDLLEELGAPAYKIASFEAIDIPLIEYVAKTGKPMIISTGMADEEEIQEAVDAARNGGCNELVVLHCVSGYPAPAEDYNLATIPDMAQRFDVLTGLSDHTIDNTTAIASVALGACMIEKHVTLDRNGGGPDDSFSLEKPELIQLCRDSKIAWQAMGKVNYERKESEKNNMIFRRSLYVVKDIAKGELFTQVNVRSIRPGYGVKPKYLKEIIGLTSKKDIKAGTPVTEEMIGL, from the coding sequence ATGAAAACTAATTATATAGAAATAGATGGCAGAAAAATTGGTCATGGAAACCCACCTTATATTATTGCTGAGCTTTCGGCGAATCATAACGGGGATATTAATCGTGCTTTTGATATTTTGAAGATGGCAAAAGAATGTGGCGCAGATGCGATTAAAATTCAGACCTATACCCAAGACACCTTGACAATTGATTGTGATAAAGATGACTTCAAAATCAAAGGCGGGCTGTGGGACAACAGGACGCTTTATGACCTTTATACAGAAGCCCATATGCCTTGGGAGTGGCATGAGCCTTTATTCAAAAAGGCTAACGAATTAGGTATTACAATCTTTAGCTCTCCATTTGACTTTACAGCGGTAGACCTGTTGGAAGAGCTGGGTGCTCCAGCCTATAAAATAGCGTCCTTTGAAGCGATCGATATTCCTTTGATTGAATATGTAGCTAAAACCGGTAAGCCGATGATCATTTCGACCGGTATGGCGGATGAAGAGGAAATTCAGGAAGCCGTTGATGCCGCCAGAAACGGAGGCTGTAATGAATTGGTAGTGCTACACTGTGTTAGCGGCTATCCGGCTCCTGCTGAAGACTACAATTTAGCGACTATTCCTGATATGGCCCAGCGCTTTGATGTATTAACCGGCCTTTCTGATCACACTATAGATAACACCACGGCCATTGCCTCTGTTGCATTGGGAGCTTGTATGATCGAGAAGCACGTAACTCTTGACCGTAATGGAGGAGGGCCTGACGACAGCTTCTCACTAGAAAAACCAGAACTTATTCAACTATGCCGCGATAGTAAAATAGCTTGGCAAGCTATGGGGAAAGTGAACTATGAGCGCAAAGAAAGTGAAAAAAACAATATGATATTTCGTCGCTCACTATATGTTGTAAAAGATATAGCAAAAGGAGAGCTTTTTACGCAGGTGAATGTAAGGAGTATAAGGCCAGGATATGGGGTTAAGCCGAAATATTTAAAAGAAATTATTGGTTTAACATCTAAAAAAGATATAAAAGCGGGCACACCTGTTACAGAAGAAATGATTGGCTTGTAA
- a CDS encoding formyltransferase family protein produces MKVTLLCSDLNHPVYQYLSAWKNANKDNYSISIVSKVSEINEPGDILFLISCSEIVKVQIRDMFSHTLVLHASDLPQGRGWSPHTWDVLSGKDELTLSLINAEDSVDTGDIWKKKHIKLKGSELYYEINTLLFEAEIELISWACKNVFTVEPTPQEDGETSYYRKRTPNDSEVDVNKSIKEQFNLLRVCDPNRYPAFFELNGQKYKLFIEKYDEN; encoded by the coding sequence ATGAAGGTAACTTTACTATGTTCGGACTTAAATCATCCAGTTTATCAATATCTTAGTGCTTGGAAAAATGCAAATAAAGATAATTACAGTATTTCAATTGTCAGCAAAGTTAGTGAAATAAATGAACCTGGTGATATTTTATTCCTGATTTCATGTTCGGAAATTGTAAAAGTTCAGATCCGTGATATGTTCTCACATACTTTGGTGTTACACGCAAGTGATCTGCCGCAAGGGCGTGGCTGGAGCCCGCATACTTGGGATGTATTGTCAGGCAAAGATGAGTTGACTCTGTCTTTGATTAATGCCGAAGACAGTGTTGATACTGGTGACATTTGGAAGAAGAAGCATATCAAGCTTAAAGGCTCGGAGTTGTACTATGAAATTAATACGCTGCTTTTTGAAGCTGAAATTGAGCTTATCTCATGGGCTTGCAAGAATGTTTTTACAGTAGAACCGACTCCGCAAGAGGATGGTGAAACTAGTTATTACCGCAAGAGAACACCGAACGATAGTGAAGTTGATGTAAATAAAAGCATTAAAGAGCAATTTAATCTATTAAGAGTTTGCGATCCAAATAGATATCCTGCATTTTTCGAATTAAATGGACAGAAATACAAGTTGTTTATAGAGAAGTATGATGAAAACTAA
- the pseB gene encoding UDP-N-acetylglucosamine 4,6-dehydratase (inverting), which translates to MLNNKSVLITGGTGSFGKKFIETILSRYPAVKKIIIYSRDELKQSELRLKYPHQEFPQLRFFIGDVRDKDRIKRACEGVDVIIHAAAIKQVDTAEYNPTECIRTNVDGAENVIHAALECGVKDVVALSTDKACAPINLYGATKLASDKLFAAANNIRGSKDTKFSVVRYGNVMGSRGSVIPFFLKKRSEGVLPITHPEMTRFNISLQDGVDLVMFAIEHHLGGEIFIPKIPSYKILDVAKAVAPDCETEVVGIRPGEKLHEEMLTETDSINTIDLGDKYAILPSVSFMNTEENFIKHHKAKKVPFGFKYNSGTNTDWETVESLRSLIKDHVDPTFKVL; encoded by the coding sequence GTGTTAAATAATAAAAGCGTATTAATCACAGGCGGAACAGGTTCTTTTGGTAAGAAGTTTATCGAGACTATATTATCTCGTTATCCTGCAGTGAAGAAAATTATTATCTATTCACGTGATGAGCTAAAACAGTCTGAGCTAAGATTGAAATATCCACATCAAGAGTTCCCTCAGTTAAGGTTTTTTATTGGCGATGTAAGAGATAAAGACCGCATTAAGCGAGCGTGTGAAGGGGTTGATGTGATAATCCATGCAGCAGCCATAAAACAAGTTGATACCGCTGAATACAATCCTACTGAATGTATCCGAACGAATGTTGATGGTGCCGAGAATGTCATTCATGCAGCTCTTGAATGTGGTGTTAAAGATGTAGTGGCTCTGTCAACAGATAAAGCCTGCGCTCCAATTAATCTATATGGTGCAACAAAGCTAGCTTCAGATAAATTATTTGCGGCTGCAAATAATATTCGGGGGTCTAAAGACACCAAGTTTAGTGTTGTCCGATATGGAAATGTAATGGGCTCTCGTGGTTCTGTAATTCCATTTTTCTTAAAGAAACGAAGTGAAGGTGTTCTTCCTATCACCCATCCGGAAATGACTCGTTTTAATATTTCTCTTCAAGATGGTGTGGACTTGGTTATGTTTGCTATAGAGCATCACTTAGGTGGTGAAATATTTATTCCCAAAATCCCGTCATACAAAATTTTGGATGTTGCAAAGGCTGTTGCTCCAGATTGCGAAACTGAAGTTGTAGGGATTCGTCCTGGCGAGAAGTTACACGAAGAGATGTTAACAGAAACAGACTCAATCAATACAATAGACCTTGGTGACAAATATGCGATTTTGCCTTCGGTTTCATTTATGAATACCGAAGAAAATTTTATTAAACACCATAAAGCTAAGAAAGTACCATTTGGTTTTAAATATAATTCAGGTACTAATACTGATTGGGAAACAGTCGAATCATTAAGGTCTTTGATAAAAGATCATGTTGATCCAACATTCAAGGTTTTATAA
- a CDS encoding acyltransferase, whose protein sequence is MMITKLLSLLIYKVKSIIIIIKSTTRGSYLSMFGKITSPISSFNIGNNVRVKNGYVLNAGKGKIILGNNVWINKHCEINANNLIDIGERTTIQKNVTINGDVSIGTDVIIAPNVFLSSGSHLYSHQPHLPIRVQEKICSVLPNKPILIEDDVWLGINVVVMPGVKIAKGCVIGANSVVTKDTTAYSVYAGMPAKLISNRFQLSSKSVYDFYDPETLPHIKSKINYDVNSLVSGELSFKLKSEVFQFEVISSFSKVELEIELLSNTASNIISLYGLEKKLEPGRNIIIWDDIPNYLVSELLTFRFSEEILTKIKLVQLKIED, encoded by the coding sequence ATGATGATTACTAAACTATTGAGCTTATTAATATATAAAGTTAAAAGTATTATTATTATAATCAAGTCAACGACTAGAGGTAGTTATTTGTCAATGTTTGGCAAAATAACTAGCCCAATATCTTCTTTCAATATCGGTAATAATGTTAGAGTAAAAAATGGGTATGTTCTTAATGCTGGAAAGGGGAAGATAATTTTAGGCAATAATGTTTGGATTAATAAACATTGTGAAATCAACGCAAACAATTTAATTGATATTGGCGAAAGAACAACGATACAAAAAAATGTTACTATTAATGGTGATGTGTCAATTGGCACAGATGTAATTATAGCTCCCAACGTTTTTTTATCATCTGGCTCACATCTTTATAGTCACCAGCCTCATTTACCTATAAGAGTGCAGGAAAAAATATGCTCAGTACTACCTAACAAACCAATACTAATTGAGGATGATGTTTGGTTGGGTATTAATGTGGTAGTTATGCCTGGGGTTAAAATTGCAAAGGGATGTGTAATTGGTGCAAACTCTGTTGTAACAAAGGATACTACTGCTTACTCAGTTTACGCAGGAATGCCGGCTAAGCTTATTTCTAACAGATTCCAATTATCATCAAAATCAGTATATGACTTTTATGATCCGGAGACTCTCCCTCATATAAAATCAAAAATAAATTATGATGTTAATTCACTAGTTTCTGGGGAACTTTCGTTTAAACTTAAATCTGAAGTCTTTCAGTTTGAAGTAATTTCTTCTTTTTCTAAAGTCGAATTAGAAATAGAGCTGTTAAGTAATACGGCTTCAAATATTATTTCACTATATGGCTTGGAAAAAAAATTGGAACCTGGTCGGAACATAATTATATGGGATGATATACCAAACTACTTAGTTTCTGAGCTACTTACTTTTCGCTTTTCTGAAGAGATATTGACTAAAATAAAATTAGTACAACTTAAAATAGAAGATTAA
- a CDS encoding capsule biosynthesis protein translates to MNIGLVNIYAFRPHMEHLYFLAKTLEDAGHNTHFLTCDAALSDCYPRSLKDTSKLSECSKCIIGGIRSYPVGNVTSIKKKTQHHITEDELRNIALSSACTLNRTESDDDHHLAEVEKTVEKLIPSIAKTYNSATNWIRNNQLDGVVVFNGRMDVTRAITYACEIENVPFITHERTWFGDGLRLNPGSNCLSIKHVDKLVQEFDSKPLTKEQALLAGNHIAQRFLQSNTLEWRLYNANPEPAKWPINTQGKKVLVIPSSKNEFAGHDEWKSTWKSNTDALNDYMQAFNINPQQMVIRFHPNWAENIGAVKGEKSIYHYSEWANAKGVHVVSSDSKLSTYDLIQQADIVIMNGGSSAVEAGACGKEVICLGPSPYMNCRFVRCFQRKEELYDSEKIVDISPVEIIQSTLRYVYLRARRFPQYIDNVKARTTTRYEYYSGADPDVLIRMFKSNQVEAYDKSFEQTDEDELEVIKKIIEKRWRELVSPKSMNSNLGHRLKISRRGGFKLIDGLRDHLKRGDR, encoded by the coding sequence ATGAATATTGGTTTAGTAAATATCTATGCCTTCAGGCCTCATATGGAGCATTTATATTTTTTGGCGAAAACTCTTGAGGATGCAGGTCATAATACACACTTTCTCACTTGTGATGCCGCTCTGTCAGATTGTTACCCTAGATCTTTAAAAGATACATCTAAACTTAGTGAATGTTCCAAATGTATTATTGGTGGTATAAGAAGTTATCCTGTTGGCAATGTAACAAGTATAAAGAAGAAAACTCAGCATCATATAACAGAAGATGAACTTCGGAATATAGCACTCTCAAGTGCTTGCACTTTAAATAGAACCGAGAGTGATGATGATCATCATTTAGCAGAAGTTGAAAAAACTGTCGAAAAGCTCATTCCCTCCATAGCAAAGACATATAACTCAGCTACCAATTGGATTAGAAATAATCAGTTAGATGGTGTTGTAGTTTTTAATGGTCGAATGGATGTTACAAGAGCTATTACCTACGCTTGTGAAATAGAGAATGTACCCTTTATCACACATGAAAGGACTTGGTTTGGTGATGGGCTTAGGTTAAACCCAGGATCTAACTGTTTGTCCATTAAGCATGTCGATAAATTGGTCCAAGAGTTTGACTCTAAGCCATTAACCAAGGAACAAGCTCTTTTAGCCGGTAATCATATAGCGCAACGCTTTCTTCAAAGCAATACACTTGAGTGGCGTCTATATAATGCTAATCCAGAACCTGCGAAATGGCCTATCAATACTCAAGGAAAGAAAGTGTTAGTTATTCCGAGTAGTAAAAATGAATTTGCCGGGCACGATGAATGGAAAAGTACATGGAAATCTAATACAGATGCTTTAAATGATTACATGCAAGCATTTAATATTAACCCACAACAAATGGTTATAAGGTTTCATCCAAATTGGGCCGAAAATATAGGCGCAGTTAAAGGCGAGAAGTCTATTTATCATTATTCGGAATGGGCTAATGCTAAGGGCGTACATGTTGTTTCTAGTGATAGCAAATTAAGTACCTATGATCTAATTCAGCAAGCCGATATTGTCATTATGAATGGGGGTTCTTCCGCAGTTGAGGCCGGAGCCTGTGGAAAAGAAGTTATTTGCTTAGGTCCATCCCCTTATATGAATTGCCGTTTTGTTCGATGCTTCCAAAGAAAGGAAGAATTGTACGACTCCGAAAAAATAGTAGATATTAGTCCTGTTGAAATTATTCAATCAACTTTGCGTTATGTCTATTTAAGGGCGAGAAGGTTCCCTCAGTATATTGATAATGTTAAAGCAAGAACAACCACTAGATATGAGTATTACTCTGGCGCTGATCCGGATGTACTAATTAGAATGTTTAAGTCGAACCAAGTCGAAGCATATGATAAGAGTTTTGAACAAACCGATGAAGATGAATTAGAAGTAATCAAGAAGATAATTGAAAAGCGCTGGAGGGAGTTGGTTTCCCCAAAAAGTATGAACTCAAACCTTGGTCATCGTCTTAAAATATCTAGAAGAGGTGGTTTTAAATTAATAGATGGTTTAAGAGATCACCTAAAAAGAGGCGATCGTTAA
- the pseC gene encoding UDP-4-amino-4,6-dideoxy-N-acetyl-beta-L-altrosamine transaminase: protein MIPYGKQDINQQDIDAIFSVLKSDFLTQGPQVPAFEKVVTEFTGSKFGCAVNSATSALHIACLALGLGNGDILWTTPVTFVASSNCGLYCGANVDFVDIDSRTYNLCPEKLERKLIQAEETGKLPKVLVAVHLCGQPCDMKRIHELSKRYGFKIIEDASHAIGGSYQNTKIGSCAYSDITVFSFHPVKIVTTAEGGLAVTNNQGLFDKMNLLRSHGVTRDENMMKGESHGGWYYEQIELGYNYRMTELQAALGVSQMQRLEEFIVARHALARRYNENLKDLPITLPFQLENTYSGLHLYVIRLQLEEINKTHKQVFDELREKGVGVNLHYIPVHTQPYYKAMGFNWGDFPEAEKYYQEAISIPMFHGMSVEQQDKVVATLKEVLV, encoded by the coding sequence ATGATTCCCTATGGAAAACAGGATATTAATCAACAAGACATTGATGCTATTTTTAGTGTTCTTAAATCCGACTTTTTGACTCAGGGCCCCCAGGTTCCAGCATTCGAAAAAGTAGTTACTGAGTTCACCGGAAGTAAGTTTGGTTGCGCTGTTAACAGTGCGACTTCCGCTTTACATATCGCATGCCTTGCTCTAGGTTTGGGTAATGGCGATATTCTATGGACAACGCCAGTTACCTTTGTTGCATCATCAAACTGTGGTTTATATTGCGGGGCTAACGTTGATTTTGTTGATATTGATTCTCGAACCTACAACTTGTGCCCCGAAAAATTAGAGCGAAAACTTATCCAGGCTGAAGAAACAGGTAAGCTACCTAAAGTCTTAGTTGCTGTGCATTTGTGTGGTCAACCATGCGATATGAAGAGAATTCATGAGCTATCTAAACGATATGGTTTCAAAATTATTGAAGACGCCTCGCATGCTATTGGTGGAAGTTATCAGAATACAAAAATTGGATCTTGCGCTTATTCTGATATAACCGTGTTTAGTTTTCATCCAGTAAAAATTGTTACAACCGCTGAAGGCGGTTTGGCTGTAACCAATAATCAGGGGTTGTTTGATAAAATGAACCTCCTCCGAAGTCACGGAGTTACTCGCGACGAGAACATGATGAAAGGGGAGTCTCATGGTGGTTGGTATTACGAACAAATAGAGCTTGGTTATAATTACCGTATGACAGAATTGCAAGCAGCTTTAGGTGTTTCTCAAATGCAACGCTTGGAAGAATTTATAGTTGCGCGTCATGCGCTAGCTCGTAGATATAATGAAAATCTAAAAGATCTGCCAATCACCCTGCCATTTCAGCTCGAAAATACTTATTCAGGGTTGCACTTATACGTAATTAGGCTGCAATTGGAAGAGATTAACAAAACGCATAAACAAGTATTTGACGAGCTAAGAGAAAAAGGTGTTGGTGTGAATCTGCACTATATCCCGGTTCATACACAACCCTATTACAAGGCAATGGGTTTTAACTGGGGCGATTTCCCTGAAGCGGAAAAGTACTACCAGGAAGCTATCTCTATTCCTATGTTTCATGGTATGAGTGTTGAACAACAAGATAAGGTTGTTGCAACTCTCAAGGAAGTATTAGTTTAA
- the pseG gene encoding UDP-2,4-diacetamido-2,4,6-trideoxy-beta-L-altropyranose hydrolase: MKVYFRVDASVHIGSGHVMRCLSLADALQKLGSDVVFVMRVQPGDLCDYTKKRGFKVEQLAQPDELINPESTTDYHAWLQVSETEDAEDFLAVAEDADLVVIDHYGINVHWETLVKSTTLCNLIAIDDLVRAHNSDMIIDQTLARKVSEYHVTSPGSHVLSGTKFALLKEQFSLLHSVALAKEIDKQVHRLLLTMGGVDNPNATLQVLNALSQRETAIKTTVLLSYNAPHFDSVASFCESNSDWLRHIPFCEDMATLMLEHTIAIGAPGSTSWERACLGLPSILIPLAENQLQICQNLVKEDAAMSLSLGEVPAQLNPKLDKLLHNFEAMRHNNLSLCDGKGCSRVVEKMRMLGWF; this comes from the coding sequence ATGAAGGTTTACTTTCGGGTAGATGCCTCTGTGCATATTGGTAGCGGGCATGTTATGCGTTGTTTATCTTTGGCAGATGCGTTGCAAAAGCTAGGAAGTGATGTGGTTTTTGTCATGCGCGTACAGCCCGGTGATTTGTGTGACTATACAAAAAAACGTGGCTTTAAGGTTGAACAGTTAGCGCAACCGGATGAATTGATAAACCCGGAAAGCACCACTGATTATCATGCCTGGCTTCAGGTCTCAGAAACGGAAGACGCAGAGGATTTCTTGGCAGTTGCAGAAGATGCAGACCTAGTTGTAATTGACCATTACGGAATAAATGTGCATTGGGAGACCCTTGTGAAGTCTACCACCTTGTGCAATTTGATCGCTATCGATGATTTGGTACGTGCTCATAATTCCGACATGATCATAGATCAAACATTAGCCAGGAAAGTAAGCGAGTACCACGTAACTTCCCCAGGCAGTCATGTACTGTCGGGAACTAAATTTGCTCTTCTTAAGGAGCAGTTTTCCCTTTTGCACTCAGTTGCATTAGCGAAAGAAATAGATAAGCAAGTTCACCGGTTGTTGTTGACCATGGGGGGAGTAGACAACCCGAACGCAACACTTCAAGTATTGAACGCACTTTCGCAACGAGAAACTGCAATTAAGACCACGGTGTTGCTCAGTTACAATGCTCCGCACTTTGACAGTGTCGCTTCATTTTGTGAAAGCAACAGTGATTGGCTTAGACATATACCATTTTGTGAAGACATGGCGACACTAATGTTGGAACACACTATAGCTATAGGCGCACCCGGGTCAACATCGTGGGAAAGGGCGTGTCTTGGGTTACCTAGTATTTTGATTCCGCTAGCCGAAAATCAACTACAAATATGTCAAAATCTGGTTAAGGAAGATGCGGCCATGTCTTTATCTTTGGGTGAAGTTCCAGCGCAGTTAAACCCTAAGCTGGATAAATTGCTACATAACTTTGAAGCGATGCGGCACAACAACCTGAGCCTATGCGATGGTAAGGGATGTAGTCGAGTAGTCGAGAAAATGCGCATGTTAGGGTGGTTTTAG